A window of Zingiber officinale cultivar Zhangliang chromosome 5A, Zo_v1.1, whole genome shotgun sequence contains these coding sequences:
- the LOC121979508 gene encoding uncharacterized protein LOC121979508: protein MATGQQKFLLVTINCFSKWVEAEPLARITENAIIKIVWQNIIYRLSIPHRLISDNGSQLTGQGLRECWVDELPSVLRALRTTPKEATGVTPFHLVYGGKAVVPMEVGVESNQVQYYDEGNAERRLMELDLVEETWAKAVVQLTVYRQRMKQNYNRRVILRSFQVSNLAWKKVKPVGDIT, encoded by the exons atggcgaccggtcagcagaAATTTCTGCTCGTCACAATCAACtgcttctcaaagtgggtggaagcTGAGCCGCTTGCAAGAATAACCGAGAATGCGATCATTAAGAttgtttggcagaacatcatataTCGGCTCAGCATCCCACATCGACTCATATCAGACAATGGGAGCCAACTCACTGGTCAGGGTCTTAGAGAGTG ctgggtcgacgagctccccagTGTGTTGCGGGCCCTTCGCACGACCCCGAAGGAGGCGACCGGCGTAACCcccttccacttggtatacggcGGCAAAGCAGTCGTCCCCatggaggtcggagtagaatccaATCAGGTGCAGTACTATGATGAAGGAAACGCCGAACGGAGgctcatggagctcgacttggtggaagAGACGTGGGCAAAAGCAGTTGTTCAGCTCACggtgtaccggcaacggatgaaacaGAACTATAATCGGAGGGTGATCTTGAGGTCCTTCCAGGTCAGCAATCTCgcctggaagaaagtgaagccggtcggcgacatcACCTAG
- the LOC121980410 gene encoding cytochrome P450 703A2-like: METANIGGISFSIPLVLILMLMATLLLRAAEKRRRVSKLRLPPGPARWPIVGNLTQLGLLPHKDLAYFCSSYGPLVYLRLGAVDAITTDEPAVVREILVRQDDLFASRPKLVSAFQLTYGGRDIAFAPMGPQWKRLRRTCVEHLLTARRFESFAGNRALEALHLMRDVRGKACKGEMIEVSQVLGAFTMNNVTRMLLGRRYLGAGPAEADELLNLTHELFRLLGLVYPGDYLPLWRWLVDPFFVGTEKKIRDVSRRLDEFLQRVIDEHRQAIEAKNLTDGEHGANRDFVDVLLSMPGEEEEERMDDREMKAIMLDTFAAATDTSAVASEWAMAEAIKNPELLQRAQEELDRVVGRDRMVRESDLGDLNYLRCIVRETFRMHPPGPFLIPRESMKATELIGYHIPAKTRVFINAHALGRNKSVWGDDADEFRPERHLPADGERVEVLRRGELEILPFGAGKRKCPGATMGTTMVLLALANLFHGFDWEVPEEIDMEEAFGLALRKAKPLRAMAAPRLAASLFQ, from the coding sequence ATGGAGACGGCTAATATCGGAGGCATTTCATTCTCAATTCCTCTTGTTCTAATTCTCATGTTAATGGCCACCCTTCTGCTAAGGGCTGCTGAGAAGAGGCGCCGTGTCTCCAAGTTGAGGCTTCCACCAGGCCCAGCAAGGTGGCCGATCGTCGGTAACCTGACGCAGCTAGGACTTCTTCCCCACAAGGATTTGGCTTACTTCTGCTCCTCCTACGGCCCTCTTGTCTATCTCCGCCTCGGCGCCGTCGACGCCATCACCACAGACGAACCGGCCGTCGTACGCGAGATCCTCGTCCGGCAGGACGACCTCTTCGCATCCCGCCCGAAGTTGGTGTCCGCCTTCCAGTTGACCTATGGCGGCAGGGACATCGCCTTCGCTCCGATGGGCCCGCAATGGAAGCGACTGCGCCGGACCTGCGTCGAGCACCTCCTCACCGCCAGGCGTTTCGAGTCTTTCGCTGGGAACAGGGCGCTGGAGGCGCTCCACCTCATGCGCGATGTGCGAGGGAAGGCGTGCAAAGGGGAAATGATCGAAGTGAGCCAGGTGCTCGGCGCCTTCACGATGAACAACGTGACGAGGATGCTCCTGGGGAGGCGGTACTTAGGAGCCGGACCAGCCGAGGCAGATGAGCTGTTGAACCTCACGCACGAGCTGTTCCGGCTTCTGGGGTTGGTCTATCCCGGCGACTACCTGCCGTTATGGAGGTGGCTCGTCGACCCCTTCTTCGTCGGGACGGAGAAGAAGATTAGGGATGTTTCCCGGAGGCTGGATGAGTTCCTACAAAGGGTTATCGATGAACACAGGCAAGCCATTGAGGCAAAGAATCTAACAGATGGTGAGCATGGCGCGAACAGGGACTTCGTTGATGTGCTTCTTTCCATGCCaggggaggaagaggaggagcggATGGATGATAGGGAGATGAAAGCCATAATGCTGGATACATTCGCCGCGGCGACTGATACTTCTGCGGTGGCGAGCGAGTGGGCGATGGCGGAGGCAATCAAGAACCCAGAGTTGCTGCAGCGGGCACAGGAGGAGCTGGACAGAGTGGTCGGACGGGATCGTATGGTGCGAGAGTCTGACTTGGGAGATCTGAACTACCTCCGGTGCATCGTCCGGGAGACCTTCCGGATGCACCCTCCGGGGCCGTTTCTGATCCCCCGCGAGTCCATGAAGGCCACCGAGCTCATTGGGTACCACATCCCGGCGAAGACGCGGGTGTTCATCAACGCGCACGCGTTGGGGAGGAACAAGAGCGTGTGGGGGGATGACGCAGACGAATTCCGGCCGGAAAGGCACCTCCCGGCAGACGGGGAGAGGGTCGAGGTTCTCCGCAGGGGTGAGCTAGAGATCTTACCCTTCGGAGCGGGGAAGAGGAAGTGCCCCGGCGCGACGATGGGAACGACGATGGTGTTGTTGGCCCTCGCGAATCTCTTCCATGGTTTCGACTGGGAAGTGCCGGAGGAGATCGATATGGAAGAGGCGTTCGGCTTGGCTCTGCGCAAAGCAAAGCCGCTGCGGGCCATGGCGGCGCCACGTTTGGCGGCTTCCCTGTTCCAGTGA